Part of the Candidatus Eisenbacteria bacterium genome, ACCAAGTGGATCGGCGGGCACGGCACCTCGATCGGCGGCGTCATCGTGGACGCCGGCCGCTTCGACTGGGGCAACGGCAACTTCCCGCTGTTCACCGAGCCCGCTCCGGGCTACCACGGCCTCGACTTCTGGGAGGTGTTCGGTCCGAAGGGCTCGTTCGGCAACATCGCGTTCGCGATCCGCGCGCGCGTCGAGGCGCAGCGCGACATCGGCGCGAGCCTCTCGCCGTTCAACGCCTTCCTGTTCCTGCAGGGACTGGAGACGTTGTCGCTGCGCGTCCAGCGGCACACCGACAACGCGCTCGCCCTGGCGCGCTGGCTGCGCGAGCAGCCGCTGGTCGAGTGGGTGAACTACCCGGGGCTCGAGGATCACCCGTGGCACGCGCGCGCGAAGCAGTACCTGCGGAACGGCTTCGGCGGCGTGCTCAGCTTCGGCGTCCGCGGCGGGTACGAGGCCGCCAAGCGCGTCATCAACTCGCTCAAGCTGGCGAGTCATCTCGCCAACGTCGGCGACGCCAAGACGCTGGTCATCCACCCGGCCTCGACCACGCACCAGCAGCTCAGCGAGGCCGAGCAGCGCACCGCCGGCGTGGCGCCCGAACTGATCCGCGTCTCGGTCGGCATCGAGCACCTCGACGATCTGCGCGAGGACTTCGCCGAGGCGTTCGCGGCGGCCGGGGCGGAGGTGCCGGCATGACCGACGGTCCGGCACGGGCGGGGCGGTTCGTGTTCGCCTCGCCGTTTCCGCTCGAGTCCGGCGCTTCCCTCCCGGGTCTCGAGCTGGCGTACCGCGCGTGGGGGCGCCTCGCCCCCACCGCGGACAACGCCGTGGTCGTGTGCCATGCGCTGACCGGCTCCTCCGACGTGCCGGCGTGGTGGCCGGCGCTGTTCGGCCCCGGACGCGCGCTCGATCCCGGGCGCGACTTCGTCGTGTGCGTGGACGCGCCGGGCTCCTGCCACGGCAGCACCGGACCCGCTTCGCCCGCGGCCGACGGCGCGCCATGGGGCGCGCGTTTTCCGGCGCTCACGGTGCGCGACCTCGTGAACGCCCAGCGCGCGCTGCTCGACGCGCTCGGTGTGCGCGCGGTCCGGCTCGTGACCGGCGGCTCGCTCGGCGGCATGCAGGCGCTCGAGTGGGCGTTGCTCGATGCGCGCGTCGGGGCCGCGGCCGTCATCGCCGCGCCCGCGCGGCACGAGGCGTGGGCGATCGCCTGGAGCGACGCGCAGCGGCGCGCCCTCGCCGCCGACCCGGCCTGGCCGGACGAACCTGCCCGCGCGACGGCGGGACTGGCGGCCGCGCGCGCGATCGCGATGCTCAGCTACCGCTCGCCGCGCTCGTTCGCGGCCCGCTTCGGCCGCCGGCCGGGCGAACGCACGCCCTTCGCGGTGGGCGACTGGCTCGCGCACCACGGCGACGCGCTCGTCGCGCGCTTCGACCCCGCCAGCTACGCCGCGCTGCTCGGCGTGATGGACACGCACGACGTGGGCGCGGGACGCGGCGGCGTCGCGGCCGCCCTCGGACGGCTGGCCACGCCGGTCCTCGTCCTCGGCATCGGCAGCGATCACCTCTACCCGTCGCACGAGATCGAAGCGCTGGCGGCCGCCCTGCCACGCGGCGAGCTGGCCTGGCTGCGTTCGCCGCACGGTCACGACGCCTTCCTGCTCGATCAGGCGGACGTGAACCGCGAACTGTTGCGCTTCCGCGCCCGCCTCGACTCGAAGCCCGCGGCGTCACGCGAAAGTGCGGGAACGGGAGCCATCCGATGATCACCATCCTCAAGTTCGGCGGCACTTCGGTCGGTGAGCGACCGCGCGCGCGCCGCGCGCTCGCGGTGGTCGCGCGGGCGCACGCACGCGGCCGCGTGGTGGTCGTCGTCTCGGCCCTGGCGGGGGTGACGAACGCGCTGGTGCGCGCCTGCGCGCTCGCCGCCAGGGGCGAGGCCACGGGCGCGCGGCTCGCCGACGCGCTTCGCCGCCGGCACGCGCGGTGGCTCGCGGCGCTGGCCCCGCGGGAGCACGGCGCGCCGCACGATCGCCCCGACCCGGCGGGACTCGAGCCCGTGCTGGCGGCTCTCGCGTCGCGGCTCGATTCGCTGGCCCTGCGCGCGGCGGCCGATGGCGGCCGCGCGCACGATCCGCACGACCAGGCCTGGATCCTCGCCGCCGGCGAGCGGCTGTCCGCGCGGAACTTCGCGACCGCGCTCGCCTCCCGTGGCCTGCCGGCGGCGGCGGTGGACGCGTCGCAGGTGCTGGCCGCGAGCGGCGATCCGCTCGAAGCCGACCCCGACGCCGGGACGACGCGCGTGCGCGCGCTCGCCTGGTGGCCGGACGCGCCGGCGCTGCCGGTCGTGACCGGCTTCCTCGCCGCGGATCCGTCGGGACGCACGGTGCTGTTCGGTCGCGGCGGCTCGGACCTGTCCGCGACGGTGCTGGCCGCGGCGCTCGACGCGTCGCGGGTCGAGATCTGGACGGACACGGACGGCGTCCTCACCGCCGATCCGCGGCTCGAGCCCGCGGCCCGCCGGCACGCGGCGCTCGATCCGACGACCGCGTCGGCCCTCGCGCGCCTGGGCGCGCGCGTGCTGCACGCGCGCACCCTCGAGCCGCTCGCGCGCACGCGCACCGAGCTGTTCGTGCGCGACAGCGCCCGCCCGGGCCGGCGCGGCACGCGCGTCGCCCGCGGCGCGCGCACCGCCTCGGCCTCGGTGGTCGGCGGCGGCGCGCTCACGCGCGTGGTTCCCGCCGACGGCACGCCCGCGCTGGCGCTCCTGAGGCGCCTGCGCGCCCGCGGCGTGCCGGCCGTCGCCCCGGCGCTGACCGGCGGGGTGCTGGTGCCCGAGAGCGCGACCGCCTGTGCGCGCGCCACGCTGGCGGGCGCGGCGAAGTTCGCGCCCGGGCCCGAAGGCGCAAGGCTCGTCGCGGTCGCTGGACGCCACGCCAACGACGTGGACCCGGGCGAGACGGCGGTCGCGCTCGCGGCGGCCGGCGTCGCCACGGTGATCGCGCCCGAGTCCGCGCTGCCGGGCGTCGTCCTGGCCGCGGTCGCGGAGCGCGACACCGAAACGGCCGTTCGCGCGCTGCACGAGGCGTTCGTGCGGCCGCGCCGGGCGGAGGCGGACGTGATCCTCGCGGGCGCGCGCGGCGGAGTCGGCCGCGCGCTGCTGGCGCGCCTCGCACTCGCGGCGGCGCGCGACGGCCGCCGGCCGCTGCGGCTGGTCGCGGCGTTCGACACGCGCGGCGCGGTGTTCGACCCGCAGGGCCTTGCGCCCTCGGCGGTCGAAGCGGCGCTCGCCGCCTCGCCGCCCGCCGCCCTCGACGAGGTTCTCGCGCGCCTCGGGCGGCGGCACGGCCGCCCGCTGGTGCTGGTGGACGCGACGGCCAGCGACGACCTAGCGGCGCGGCACGCGGAGCTTCTCGTCTCCGGCATCGCGGTCGTGACCGCCAACAAACGCTCGCTCGCGGCGCCGCTGCCGCTGTGGCGGGCGCTGCGGGACGCGGCGCGGCGCACGCCGCTGTTCGCGTCCACGACCGTGGGCGCGGGGCTGCCGGTGCTGGCCACCGTGCGGGCCCTTCGCACGCGGGGCGACGCGCTGTGGACCGTGCGCGCCGCGCTCTCGGGCACGCTGTCGTTCGTGCTCGCCGCCGCGCAGGACGGCCTGCCGCTGTCGAAGGCCGTGGCCCTCGCGCGCGAGCGCGGGCTTTCGGAGCCGCACCCGGCCGCCGACCTCTCGGGCGCCGACGTCGCGCGCAAGCTGCTGATCGTGCTCCGCGAGTCGGGGCTGCCGCTCGACGCGGACGACGTCCGCGCCGAGGCGCTCGTGCCCGCCGCGCTGCTCGATACTCCCGACGCGGCGTCGCTGCTCGCCGCGCTCGAGACCCACGACGCCGCCTTCGCCGGGCGCATCGAGGCGGCGCGGGGGCGCGGCAGGCGTCTCGTCTATCAGGCCGCCTGGGACGGCCTGCGCGCCCGGATCGGGCTCGCCGAGGTGGACCCGCTCGACCCGATCGCGCGGGCACGCGCCGGCGAGAACGTGGTGCTGCTGCGCACGGCGCTGCACGACGAAGTTCCGCTCGTCATCGCGGGGCCCGGCGCGGGCGCGGACGTGACCGCCGCCGGGCTGCACGGCGACCTGCTGGCCGCGGCCCGCGCGCTGCTGCGACGCGCCCGTCGGGGGCGAAACGCGCCGGTGGTGAACGCACGACCGTTCCGTGGCGTGGGCGGCCCGGCGCACGATCCGGCGTGGGCGTGAGGAAAGCCGACCGGCGGGCGCCGCGACCGGCCGGCCCGCGGCCCGCCGCGCGGCGGCCCGGGCGGCCCTGAGCGGGCGGCGACGGCGCGGCGCACGGACTCGACCGGTCGGGGGCCCGGTTGCGCCGTGCGCCCGCGTCCCGCATTCTCTCCCGTCTTCGCACCCCTCCGGCCTCCCCCGCGCGCCCTTCGCGCGCCCCAAAGAAGCGAGAACGCACGCATGGCTGTCGACACGTCCCGCCCGTTCGTCTACGTCATGAAGGACCTGCGCAAGGTGGTCCCGCCCAAGCGCGAGATCCTCAAGGGCATCTGGCTGTCGTTCTACTACGGCGCCAAGATCGGCGTGCTCGGCCTGAACGGCGCCGGCAAGAGCTCGCTGCTGAAGATCATGGCCGGGGTGGACCCCGACTTCATCGGCGAGGCGTTCCTCGGCAAGGGCTACACGGTCGGCTACCTCGAGCAGGAACCGAAGCTCGATCCGGCCAAGACGGTCCTGCAGAACGTGCAGGACGGCGTCGGCGAGAAGATGCGGGTCGTGAACCGCTGGAACGAGATCAGCGCGAAATTCGCCGAGCCGATGAGCGACGACGAGATGGAGAAGCTGCTCGCCGAGCAGTCGAAGGTGCAGGACCAGATGGACCACATGGGCCTGTGGGACCTCGACCGCCACCTCGAGATCGCGATGGACGCCCTGCGCTGCCCGCCGGGCGACGCCGACGTCACGAAGCTCTCCGGCGGCGAGCGGCGCCGCGTGGCGCTCTGCCGCCTGCTGCTCTCCAAGCCCGACCTGCTGCTGCTCGACGAGCCCACGAACCATCTCGACGCCGAATCGGTGGCCTGGCTCGAGCGGTTCCTGAAGGAGTACGAGGGCACGGTCGTGGCGGTCACGCACGACCGCTACTTCCTCGACAACGTCGCCGGCTGGATCCTCGAGCTGGACCGCGGCGCCGGCATTCCGTGGGAAGGCAACTACTCGAGCTGGCTCGAGCAGAAGAAGAACCGCCTCGCCGAGGAGGAGAAGACCGAGTCGGCGCGGCAGAAGACGCTCGAGCGCGAGTTCGAGTGGGTCAAGATGGCCCCGCGCGCGCGGCAGGCGAAGAGCAAGGCGCGGTTGCAGGCCTACGAGAAGATGCTCGCCGAGGAAGGGCGCGAGCGTATTGACAACGTCGAGATCTACATCCCGCCGGGACCGCGCCTCGGCAACGTCGTCATCGAGACGCAGAACCTGCGCAAGGGCTACGGCGACACGCTGCTCATTGACGACCTGTCGTTCCAGCTCCCGCCCGCCGGAATCGTCGGCGTCATCGGCCCCAACGGCGCCGGCAAGACGACGCTGTTCCGCATGCTGGTCGGACAGGAGCAGCCCGACGCCGGCTCGCTGCGCGTCGGCGAGACGGTCCAGATCGCCTACGTGGACCAGAGCCGCGACACCCTCGAGGGCGACCACACCGTCTGGGAGGAGATCTCGGGCGGCAACGACCTGATCACGCTGGGCAAGCGCGAGGTCAACTCGCGCGCCTATTGCGCGTGGTTCAACTTCCGCGGCGGCGACCAGCAGAAGCGCGTCAAGGACCTCTCGGGCGGCGAACGCAACCGCCTGCACATGGCCAAGCTCCTGCAGAGCGGCGGCAACCTGCTGCTGCTCGACGAGCCCACGAACGACCTCGACGTGGACACGCTGCGCGCGCTGGAGGAGGCGCTGCTCGGGTTCGCGGGGTGCGCGGTGATCATTTCGCACGACCGCTGGTTCCTCGACCGCGTCGCCACGCACATGCTGGCGTTCGAGGGCGATTCGCAGGTCGTGTTCTTCGAGGGCAACTACCAGGACTACGAGAAGAACCTGCACGAGCGGATCGGCGCCGAGGCCGACCAGCCGCACCGGATCAAGTACCGCAGGCTCGTGCACAACTGAGCGGCGGCCGCGGCGCGCGGCCGCTCGCCGCCGGGCGGGCTCGTGGCGTACCCGCCCGGCGACCCGGCCTTCGCATCGCGGCGCGGGCCGCGCGGATGTGCGGCTACCGGCGCGGCGGCAGCAGGGCGATGGCCGCGAGCAGCGTCAGCCCGACGTTCTCGGCGAACTTGCGCGCGCCGATCGTC contains:
- a CDS encoding O-acetylhomoserine aminocarboxypropyltransferase/cysteine synthase produces the protein MPSPTQRPHRFETLQLHAGQEPAPGTNARAVPIYQTTSYTFDSADHGARLFALQEFGNIYTRIMNPTTDVFEKRIAALEGGVAALATSSGQAAQFLTLATIAQAGDNIVSTSFLYGGTYNQFKVTLPRLGIGVKFVDGDEPKDFRRLIDGRTKALYVETIGNPRFNIPDFRGLAAIASEHGIPLIVDNTFGAAGWIARPIDFGADIVVASATKWIGGHGTSIGGVIVDAGRFDWGNGNFPLFTEPAPGYHGLDFWEVFGPKGSFGNIAFAIRARVEAQRDIGASLSPFNAFLFLQGLETLSLRVQRHTDNALALARWLREQPLVEWVNYPGLEDHPWHARAKQYLRNGFGGVLSFGVRGGYEAAKRVINSLKLASHLANVGDAKTLVIHPASTTHQQLSEAEQRTAGVAPELIRVSVGIEHLDDLREDFAEAFAAAGAEVPA
- the ettA gene encoding energy-dependent translational throttle protein EttA is translated as MAVDTSRPFVYVMKDLRKVVPPKREILKGIWLSFYYGAKIGVLGLNGAGKSSLLKIMAGVDPDFIGEAFLGKGYTVGYLEQEPKLDPAKTVLQNVQDGVGEKMRVVNRWNEISAKFAEPMSDDEMEKLLAEQSKVQDQMDHMGLWDLDRHLEIAMDALRCPPGDADVTKLSGGERRRVALCRLLLSKPDLLLLDEPTNHLDAESVAWLERFLKEYEGTVVAVTHDRYFLDNVAGWILELDRGAGIPWEGNYSSWLEQKKNRLAEEEKTESARQKTLEREFEWVKMAPRARQAKSKARLQAYEKMLAEEGRERIDNVEIYIPPGPRLGNVVIETQNLRKGYGDTLLIDDLSFQLPPAGIVGVIGPNGAGKTTLFRMLVGQEQPDAGSLRVGETVQIAYVDQSRDTLEGDHTVWEEISGGNDLITLGKREVNSRAYCAWFNFRGGDQQKRVKDLSGGERNRLHMAKLLQSGGNLLLLDEPTNDLDVDTLRALEEALLGFAGCAVIISHDRWFLDRVATHMLAFEGDSQVVFFEGNYQDYEKNLHERIGAEADQPHRIKYRRLVHN
- a CDS encoding aspartate kinase; protein product: MITILKFGGTSVGERPRARRALAVVARAHARGRVVVVVSALAGVTNALVRACALAARGEATGARLADALRRRHARWLAALAPREHGAPHDRPDPAGLEPVLAALASRLDSLALRAAADGGRAHDPHDQAWILAAGERLSARNFATALASRGLPAAAVDASQVLAASGDPLEADPDAGTTRVRALAWWPDAPALPVVTGFLAADPSGRTVLFGRGGSDLSATVLAAALDASRVEIWTDTDGVLTADPRLEPAARRHAALDPTTASALARLGARVLHARTLEPLARTRTELFVRDSARPGRRGTRVARGARTASASVVGGGALTRVVPADGTPALALLRRLRARGVPAVAPALTGGVLVPESATACARATLAGAAKFAPGPEGARLVAVAGRHANDVDPGETAVALAAAGVATVIAPESALPGVVLAAVAERDTETAVRALHEAFVRPRRAEADVILAGARGGVGRALLARLALAAARDGRRPLRLVAAFDTRGAVFDPQGLAPSAVEAALAASPPAALDEVLARLGRRHGRPLVLVDATASDDLAARHAELLVSGIAVVTANKRSLAAPLPLWRALRDAARRTPLFASTTVGAGLPVLATVRALRTRGDALWTVRAALSGTLSFVLAAAQDGLPLSKAVALARERGLSEPHPAADLSGADVARKLLIVLRESGLPLDADDVRAEALVPAALLDTPDAASLLAALETHDAAFAGRIEAARGRGRRLVYQAAWDGLRARIGLAEVDPLDPIARARAGENVVLLRTALHDEVPLVIAGPGAGADVTAAGLHGDLLAAARALLRRARRGRNAPVVNARPFRGVGGPAHDPAWA
- the metX gene encoding homoserine O-acetyltransferase, coding for MTDGPARAGRFVFASPFPLESGASLPGLELAYRAWGRLAPTADNAVVVCHALTGSSDVPAWWPALFGPGRALDPGRDFVVCVDAPGSCHGSTGPASPAADGAPWGARFPALTVRDLVNAQRALLDALGVRAVRLVTGGSLGGMQALEWALLDARVGAAAVIAAPARHEAWAIAWSDAQRRALAADPAWPDEPARATAGLAAARAIAMLSYRSPRSFAARFGRRPGERTPFAVGDWLAHHGDALVARFDPASYAALLGVMDTHDVGAGRGGVAAALGRLATPVLVLGIGSDHLYPSHEIEALAAALPRGELAWLRSPHGHDAFLLDQADVNRELLRFRARLDSKPAASRESAGTGAIR